A single region of the Pseudalkalibacillus berkeleyi genome encodes:
- a CDS encoding metal-dependent hydrolase, with protein MKGTSHLLVGGVAGLVTSNVLQTDPLTTGILIISGGIAGLVPDIDVDGTLSNKITNSHKFLQTLAYIIGVIIMAYSFMTGSDSEKWNGIGAGVGIILIASFITRRHMLLVSGLGVVAAGLFLDENWLFLSGIYITVASIVPHRSYTHSILGVIFFGVIASQLETSVGVNGLYWACLAGYVSHLVGDMKFLPVNKRGIKLFLPFSTKDF; from the coding sequence ATGAAAGGAACATCACATTTGCTAGTTGGAGGGGTTGCCGGATTAGTTACATCAAATGTCCTACAGACCGACCCGTTAACGACGGGCATATTAATTATAAGTGGAGGCATCGCTGGATTAGTTCCTGATATTGATGTCGACGGAACTTTAAGCAATAAAATTACGAATTCACATAAGTTTCTACAGACATTAGCTTATATCATAGGTGTAATCATCATGGCTTATAGCTTTATGACAGGATCAGATTCTGAAAAATGGAATGGGATCGGTGCAGGTGTCGGGATCATTTTGATAGCATCCTTCATAACGAGGCGTCACATGCTACTCGTTTCAGGATTGGGTGTAGTTGCAGCGGGGTTATTCCTTGATGAAAACTGGCTATTCTTATCTGGCATCTACATAACGGTAGCTTCCATTGTGCCACACAGAAGTTATACCCACTCTATTTTGGGTGTCATCTTTTTCGGAGTGATTGCAAGTCAACTTGAAACTTCAGTTGGCGTTAACGGGCTTTATTGGGCGTGCCTTGCCGGTTACGTCAGTCACCTGGTCGGGGATATGAAATTCCTCCCCGTCAACAAACGCGGCATTAAGCTATTTTTACCGTTTTCAACAAAGGATTTTTGA
- a CDS encoding VOC family protein, with translation MELGTFSISLTVKDIHKSKEFYENLGFRDLGGDISQNWLIMKNEKCVIGLFQGMFDKNILTFNPGWNENAENLDSFTDIRDLQKQLKEKGVKILTEADETSEGPASLTIEDPDGNPILIDQHR, from the coding sequence ATGGAACTAGGCACATTTTCAATAAGTTTAACGGTTAAAGACATCCACAAGTCAAAAGAGTTTTATGAAAACCTAGGATTTCGTGATTTAGGTGGGGACATCAGTCAGAATTGGCTGATTATGAAGAACGAAAAATGTGTCATTGGTCTTTTCCAAGGCATGTTTGATAAGAACATATTGACATTCAATCCTGGATGGAATGAAAACGCTGAAAACCTTGATTCGTTTACAGACATCCGTGATCTCCAAAAGCAACTGAAAGAAAAAGGCGTTAAAATTTTGACTGAAGCTGATGAAACAAGTGAAGGTCCAGCTAGTTTAACAATCGAAGATCCTGACGGAAACCCAATACTTATTGACCAGCACCGATAA
- a CDS encoding O-acetylhomoserine aminocarboxypropyltransferase/cysteine synthase family protein: MSEQKKYRLETVGVHGGLQPDPVTGARALPIYQSNAYKFENTDHAADLFGLKEEGYIYSRIHNPTVTAVEERVAELEGGIGALALASGMAAISTAIFNVAEAGDEVVSASTLYGGTYNLFATTLPKHGVKTHFVDPTDPENFRKAITPKTKAIFAETIGNPGLHVLDIEEVAKIAHEAGIPLIVDNTFATPFLTRPIEFGADIVIHSATKWLGGNGTTLGGIIVDAGKFDWNQPKFPGFTEPDPSYNGIVFAEALPEAAFIVKARVQVLRDTGAAISAQNAFQIALGLETLHVRIKEHVANARKITEYLQNHPAVEWVLYPENKDHPSYELSKKYLPNGAGSIVVFGIKGGGEAGSAVINSATLWSHVANVGDAKSLIIHPASTTHQQLSPQQLKESGVTEDLVRLSVGIENVEDLIEDLEQAIEVATGLTSFSTQEVG; the protein is encoded by the coding sequence ATGAGTGAACAAAAGAAGTATCGTCTTGAAACCGTAGGTGTACATGGAGGGTTACAACCAGATCCAGTAACAGGAGCGAGAGCATTACCGATCTATCAATCGAACGCTTATAAGTTCGAGAATACGGATCATGCTGCAGATTTATTCGGTTTGAAAGAGGAAGGCTATATTTATTCAAGAATTCACAATCCTACGGTTACCGCGGTTGAAGAGCGGGTAGCTGAGCTCGAAGGAGGCATTGGCGCGCTTGCTCTTGCGAGTGGAATGGCAGCCATTTCTACTGCAATCTTTAATGTTGCGGAGGCTGGAGATGAAGTAGTCTCAGCATCAACTTTATACGGTGGAACGTACAATTTGTTTGCGACGACATTACCAAAGCATGGCGTTAAAACGCATTTCGTAGACCCGACTGACCCTGAAAATTTCAGAAAAGCGATTACACCAAAGACGAAGGCGATTTTTGCCGAGACGATCGGAAATCCAGGCCTCCATGTCCTTGATATTGAAGAGGTTGCCAAAATTGCTCATGAAGCAGGTATTCCACTCATTGTAGATAACACGTTTGCGACACCGTTTCTAACTCGGCCGATTGAGTTCGGTGCAGACATCGTCATTCATTCGGCAACGAAGTGGCTCGGTGGGAATGGTACAACGCTTGGTGGCATTATTGTAGACGCGGGTAAATTTGATTGGAATCAACCGAAGTTCCCTGGTTTTACCGAACCTGATCCAAGCTATAACGGCATTGTTTTTGCTGAAGCGCTCCCTGAAGCCGCGTTCATCGTGAAGGCGAGAGTGCAAGTTCTACGGGATACTGGTGCCGCCATTAGTGCACAAAATGCCTTCCAAATCGCGCTCGGCCTAGAAACGTTACACGTTCGAATTAAAGAGCATGTGGCAAATGCGAGGAAAATTACCGAGTACTTACAGAACCATCCTGCAGTTGAGTGGGTGTTGTATCCAGAGAACAAAGATCACCCGTCTTATGAGCTATCGAAAAAATACCTACCTAATGGCGCTGGCTCTATTGTCGTGTTCGGAATAAAAGGTGGTGGAGAAGCGGGTTCTGCAGTCATTAACAGTGCTACACTTTGGTCTCATGTCGCCAATGTTGGTGATGCAAAGAGCTTGATTATACATCCGGCAAGTACGACGCATCAGCAATTATCACCTCAGCAATTGAAGGAATCCGGTGTGACTGAAGATCTTGTCCGTTTATCAGTTGGCATAGAAAATGTGGAGGATTTAATTGAGGATCTCGAACAAGCGATCGAAGTTGCAACCGGATTGACCTCCTTTAGTACACAAGAGGTAGGCTGA
- a CDS encoding MEDS domain-containing protein: MKNKMSQLFVDQRNTHVLYAYHDMEHYIDQIVSFTQEGVLAGDYVILIENERVYNQIHKELITRLSKDQMEYVHFVNNFDFYFSSGSYHPPAIQDYFNKIVQPYVEDKIAFRSWAHVEWATIEEPLHIIEDFEKIVDDAVNQYSFPLICAYEAEQMPEYLKKILLETHPYILVENECIVSEQYQT; encoded by the coding sequence TTGAAAAACAAGATGAGTCAATTGTTTGTAGATCAAAGAAATACTCATGTGCTGTATGCTTATCATGACATGGAGCATTACATTGATCAGATCGTGAGTTTTACCCAAGAGGGTGTGCTTGCGGGGGATTACGTCATTCTTATCGAAAATGAACGTGTGTATAATCAAATTCATAAAGAACTGATTACACGACTATCTAAGGATCAAATGGAATACGTTCACTTTGTAAACAACTTCGATTTCTATTTTTCAAGCGGTAGTTATCATCCTCCAGCGATCCAGGACTATTTCAACAAAATTGTTCAGCCTTATGTAGAAGATAAGATTGCATTTCGATCATGGGCACATGTGGAATGGGCAACTATAGAAGAACCGCTTCATATTATTGAAGACTTTGAAAAGATCGTAGATGATGCTGTAAATCAATATTCATTTCCATTAATTTGTGCGTATGAAGCAGAGCAAATGCCAGAATACCTCAAAAAGATTTTACTAGAAACTCATCCATATATTCTAGTTGAAAACGAATGCATCGTCTCTGAACAATACCAGACATAA
- a CDS encoding GNAT family N-acetyltransferase, with product MTGEDAGEVYVLYMDPNRRGEGVGTKLLAAITDQQVKFGAKFQWVSVQKGNAKGIPFYEAKGFQPDSECVGYGNTEEEHYVSVRYCREV from the coding sequence ATGACTGGTGAGGATGCTGGTGAAGTTTACGTTTTGTACATGGATCCAAACCGTAGAGGCGAGGGAGTTGGAACTAAGCTGCTAGCGGCGATCACTGACCAGCAGGTAAAGTTTGGCGCAAAGTTTCAGTGGGTTTCTGTGCAGAAAGGTAACGCGAAAGGCATTCCTTTCTATGAGGCGAAAGGGTTTCAACCTGACTCGGAGTGCGTTGGATATGGTAACACGGAAGAAGAGCACTATGTATCTGTGCGGTACTGTCGCGAAGTTTAG
- a CDS encoding ABC transporter ATP-binding protein: MVNLKWLFSYIKIVKWLFALSLGLLFLETTAFIAQTGLQKYIIDDVFIAGRFDRLIPILFLFAGAFIAYAVLFTIAPHTFHRIQAIVKKQLISDFMGYMRKIPTQTYRNERVTKYVHYLTNDVDQVADTIGGFIPRSIQLCFNIVFLSVIVFISSPLLLVAIFVFSVIYVAIGKYFSPKIRKAAKDAQNRKTDLLIHIEEGIASTREIMAYNRLAWETNIYNRYFKRYFDSVMIETKMSNRQLITSQPLKWGASLIVLVYGGYSVIQGSLSIGLFIVVFQFTSQLMDSIQRLFEFTMLLSGKYSLIDRLRSVMEGPVEHEGHHTLSEKVETISFEKVSFAYQDEANKNVLNDLSLTIPAGKKVAFVGTSGGGKSTIAQLIVRFFTPTQGDILVNGKSLRDLNQSDWRNRIGIVPQDPYLFPDTVRNNILMGREGISDDVMYHACQLAEIHDYIESLPEGYETEVGERGITLSGGQRQRLALARAIIGNPEILVLDEATSSLDLETERKVQTNFDQVRTGKTTIIIAHRLSTVQNADIIFVMDKGRVVEQGAHDELLKGNTIYKSLVFAEKSTITSA; encoded by the coding sequence ATGGTAAACTTGAAATGGCTGTTTAGTTACATTAAAATAGTGAAGTGGCTCTTTGCGCTGTCACTTGGTTTACTCTTTTTAGAAACGACTGCATTCATCGCTCAAACGGGATTGCAAAAGTACATAATCGACGACGTATTTATTGCTGGTCGGTTTGACCGTCTCATCCCGATTTTATTTCTATTCGCAGGAGCATTTATTGCATATGCTGTACTTTTTACCATCGCACCACACACGTTCCACCGTATTCAAGCGATCGTCAAAAAACAACTAATCAGTGACTTCATGGGTTATATGAGGAAAATTCCCACACAAACCTATCGCAATGAACGAGTGACCAAATATGTCCACTACTTAACGAACGATGTTGACCAAGTCGCTGATACGATTGGTGGTTTCATCCCAAGGAGCATACAACTATGTTTCAATATCGTTTTTCTTTCTGTTATTGTTTTTATTTCGAGCCCTTTATTATTAGTGGCAATCTTTGTTTTCAGTGTCATTTATGTAGCAATCGGAAAGTATTTTTCACCTAAAATTCGGAAAGCTGCTAAAGATGCACAAAATCGAAAAACGGACCTCCTCATTCATATTGAAGAAGGAATTGCATCGACGAGAGAGATTATGGCATACAACCGTCTAGCATGGGAAACGAACATTTATAACCGCTATTTTAAACGATATTTCGATTCTGTCATGATCGAAACGAAGATGAGTAACAGACAACTGATTACAAGCCAACCTTTAAAGTGGGGAGCCAGTTTAATCGTTCTAGTTTACGGAGGATATAGCGTCATCCAAGGAAGCTTATCAATTGGTTTGTTCATTGTCGTTTTTCAATTTACTTCCCAGCTAATGGATTCCATCCAAAGATTGTTTGAGTTCACCATGCTACTTTCTGGCAAGTACTCTTTGATTGACCGATTGCGCTCCGTTATGGAAGGTCCTGTTGAACATGAAGGCCATCATACGCTTTCGGAAAAAGTTGAAACGATATCATTTGAAAAAGTATCCTTCGCCTATCAAGATGAGGCAAATAAGAATGTATTGAATGATTTGTCCTTAACGATCCCTGCTGGTAAAAAAGTGGCTTTTGTTGGTACGAGTGGTGGTGGCAAGTCAACCATTGCACAGTTAATCGTTCGTTTTTTCACTCCTACGCAAGGGGACATTTTAGTTAATGGAAAGTCCTTACGCGATTTGAATCAAAGTGACTGGCGAAACCGGATCGGTATTGTGCCTCAAGATCCTTACCTTTTTCCAGACACAGTACGGAACAACATCTTGATGGGACGTGAGGGAATTTCTGATGATGTGATGTACCATGCATGTCAACTAGCTGAAATTCACGATTACATTGAGTCTCTCCCTGAAGGATACGAGACTGAGGTCGGCGAACGCGGAATTACACTCTCTGGTGGTCAACGCCAGCGGCTAGCTCTAGCTAGAGCAATTATTGGGAATCCTGAAATTTTAGTGTTAGATGAAGCAACATCATCCTTAGACCTAGAAACCGAGCGGAAGGTTCAAACAAACTTTGATCAAGTGAGAACAGGAAAAACGACGATCATCATAGCTCACCGACTCTCGACCGTACAAAACGCAGACATCATCTTCGTTATGGATAAAGGCCGGGTTGTTGAACAAGGTGCACACGATGAATTATTGAAAGGAAACACGATATACAAAAGCCTAGTATTCGCTGAAAAATCAACAATAACAAGTGCGTGA
- a CDS encoding homoserine dehydrogenase, which translates to MNVALLGFGTVGSGVYEIIEKQQERFRALLGREVEVVAILIQDKTKPRVVENGVLVTSDFEEIITLHDVDVVVEAIVGVEPGYTYLRRAIEKGCHVVTANKELFAHKGFELKALAAEHNVNVSFEAAVAGGIPIIGTLKQLLHVNQVLKIEAILNGTSNYILSEIREKERSFVDALNGAKEAGYAEADPTNDVDGFDAFFKIVILAELLYGIRLEWGEIKQKGIRDITLEDIQLTESLGFRLKHIASLEWEDGRLKIGVEPKVVTPDHQLYAVDGVDNAVVINGDLVGELKLQGPGAGKYPTASAVVEDLVNVFSSIQDPVLPKDVQLEKSERTLVHPWLLISQTSVPVVGEVSLDQRIQQNGQLYSVKVVRTTRTEIDRLQLEYKELKAYQISGGTVPELTKASITA; encoded by the coding sequence GTGAATGTTGCGTTACTCGGGTTCGGAACGGTCGGCAGTGGCGTGTATGAAATCATCGAAAAACAGCAAGAAAGATTTCGGGCTCTACTGGGGCGAGAAGTGGAAGTAGTGGCGATCTTGATTCAGGATAAAACGAAGCCGCGAGTTGTAGAAAATGGCGTACTTGTAACGTCTGATTTTGAAGAGATTATTACGCTTCACGACGTGGATGTTGTAGTAGAAGCGATCGTCGGAGTTGAACCGGGATACACCTATTTAAGAAGAGCGATTGAAAAAGGATGTCATGTTGTTACAGCCAATAAAGAGCTGTTTGCGCATAAAGGGTTCGAGTTGAAAGCACTTGCCGCTGAGCATAATGTCAACGTTTCCTTCGAGGCTGCTGTTGCAGGAGGGATTCCGATCATTGGAACCTTGAAGCAGCTCCTACATGTCAATCAAGTGTTGAAAATTGAGGCGATTTTGAATGGCACTTCTAACTACATTTTAAGCGAAATTCGTGAAAAAGAAAGGTCATTTGTTGATGCACTCAATGGTGCTAAGGAAGCGGGTTATGCTGAGGCGGATCCCACGAATGACGTGGACGGTTTTGATGCATTTTTTAAAATTGTCATTTTGGCAGAATTGCTATATGGCATTCGTCTGGAATGGGGAGAAATTAAGCAAAAAGGCATCCGGGACATCACGCTTGAAGATATTCAACTGACTGAATCGCTTGGATTTCGCTTGAAGCATATCGCTTCCCTTGAGTGGGAGGATGGAAGGTTGAAAATTGGCGTCGAGCCGAAAGTTGTCACACCGGATCACCAATTGTACGCTGTAGATGGTGTAGACAATGCAGTCGTCATTAATGGAGATTTAGTCGGCGAGCTGAAGCTACAAGGTCCGGGAGCAGGTAAGTATCCAACCGCTAGTGCAGTCGTTGAGGATCTCGTCAATGTGTTCAGCTCCATTCAAGACCCGGTATTGCCGAAGGACGTACAGTTGGAGAAAAGTGAACGCACACTTGTTCATCCGTGGCTTCTCATTAGTCAAACGAGTGTGCCAGTAGTAGGTGAAGTTTCTCTAGATCAAAGAATTCAACAAAACGGTCAGCTCTATTCTGTAAAAGTGGTGAGGACTACCCGAACAGAAATTGACCGATTACAGTTAGAGTATAAAGAGCTGAAGGCATACCAGATATCTGGAGGCACCGTTCCAGAACTTACGAAAGCATCGATCACAGCTTAA
- a CDS encoding 2'-5' RNA ligase family protein — translation MLILKEGSLSLEANSMYAVELFFDDQIDQFVRGIWEGLKQKNITSSLADMEDLVPHITLGVYDTDLPVDQLIERLEQIPFNSFDIHYDALATFPSTGTLFLAPTMSTNLYKAHEEFHKEFNEFRHLSNEYYLPNKWYPHTTLAINLDSKMMLEAYNYCLHNFTPLKGKITEIAVDKINTSEQEWNSKTIYSKKLI, via the coding sequence ATGTTAATATTAAAAGAAGGTAGTTTGAGCTTGGAGGCGAATAGTATGTATGCAGTTGAGTTGTTCTTTGACGACCAAATTGACCAATTTGTGAGGGGGATTTGGGAAGGGCTTAAACAAAAAAATATTACAAGCAGTCTTGCCGATATGGAAGATTTAGTGCCTCATATTACACTCGGGGTATATGATACAGATTTGCCTGTAGACCAACTAATAGAAAGATTAGAACAGATTCCATTTAACTCATTTGATATTCATTACGATGCACTGGCAACATTTCCTTCAACGGGTACATTGTTTTTAGCTCCGACAATGTCGACCAACCTATATAAAGCCCATGAAGAATTTCACAAGGAATTTAACGAGTTTAGACATTTATCCAATGAATACTATCTCCCAAATAAGTGGTACCCTCACACCACGCTTGCGATTAATCTTGATTCGAAAATGATGTTAGAAGCGTACAATTATTGCTTGCATAATTTTACGCCATTAAAAGGGAAAATCACTGAAATTGCTGTTGATAAAATCAATACCTCTGAACAAGAGTGGAATAGTAAAACGATCTATTCAAAAAAGTTAATATAA
- a CDS encoding PspC domain-containing protein — protein sequence MKQKKLRKSYIDKSFHGVCGGIAEYFGISSFSVRLIFFFTMPSSLFVYVILANALDDTPRSL from the coding sequence ATGAAACAGAAAAAACTAAGGAAATCTTATATCGATAAGTCCTTTCACGGAGTTTGTGGTGGTATTGCTGAGTATTTTGGAATTTCTTCTTTTTCAGTAAGATTAATATTTTTCTTTACGATGCCTTCTTCATTATTTGTTTATGTCATACTTGCTAACGCTTTAGACGATACACCTCGGTCATTATAA
- a CDS encoding NADH:flavin oxidoreductase, which yields MSHTNKSTEPLFQTFDHEKITLSNRTVMAPMTRGFSPEGIPGEDVAAYYRRRAENGVGLIVTEGTGINHPASVSGASIPVFHGEQALNGWANVVKEVHEVGGKIVPQLWHVGMTRKEGDLPNEEALPVGPSGLRLSGEKVTEPLTEEEVVALVEAYAQAAADAKRIGFDGIELHGAHGYLIDQFFWEKTNQRTDRYGGDIVGRTQFAVEIIEACRREVGPDFPIIFRFSQWKMNDFEAKVAKTPEELDRFLQPLVNAGVDIFHCSTRRFWEPEFEGSDLNLAGWTKKLTGKPVISVGSVGLDGEFTNFSGANTASLDGLIDKLDREEFDLVAIGRSLLLDPAWVRKVQAGRINDLLPFNKEALQKLY from the coding sequence TTGAGTCATACAAATAAATCTACAGAACCACTATTTCAAACATTTGATCATGAAAAAATAACACTGTCAAATCGTACGGTGATGGCGCCAATGACACGTGGGTTTTCACCTGAAGGTATACCTGGAGAAGATGTAGCTGCCTATTACCGACGCCGAGCGGAAAATGGTGTAGGCCTAATTGTGACGGAAGGTACCGGAATCAATCATCCAGCTTCTGTATCAGGTGCAAGTATCCCTGTTTTTCATGGGGAACAAGCATTGAACGGTTGGGCGAACGTGGTAAAGGAAGTCCATGAAGTTGGCGGGAAAATTGTACCGCAGCTTTGGCATGTTGGGATGACCCGTAAAGAAGGAGACCTTCCAAATGAAGAAGCGCTACCTGTTGGACCATCTGGTCTACGTTTATCAGGCGAAAAAGTGACAGAGCCTCTGACTGAAGAAGAGGTAGTCGCATTAGTAGAAGCTTATGCGCAAGCAGCTGCAGATGCGAAACGTATCGGATTCGATGGCATTGAGCTTCACGGTGCACATGGCTATTTAATTGATCAGTTTTTCTGGGAAAAAACAAACCAACGTACGGATCGCTATGGTGGAGATATTGTTGGTCGAACGCAATTCGCAGTGGAAATCATTGAAGCATGTAGACGTGAAGTTGGACCTGATTTTCCTATAATCTTCAGATTCTCTCAATGGAAGATGAATGACTTTGAAGCGAAAGTTGCGAAAACACCAGAAGAATTAGATCGTTTCTTACAGCCTTTAGTAAACGCTGGTGTGGACATTTTCCACTGTTCTACTCGACGATTTTGGGAGCCAGAATTTGAAGGGTCTGATTTGAACTTGGCAGGTTGGACGAAAAAGCTTACAGGTAAGCCGGTCATCTCTGTCGGATCTGTTGGGCTAGACGGAGAGTTCACAAACTTTTCAGGTGCGAACACGGCAAGCCTGGATGGATTAATTGATAAGCTAGATCGTGAGGAGTTTGATCTCGTAGCAATTGGACGATCTTTATTATTGGACCCTGCATGGGTAAGGAAAGTCCAAGCAGGTAGAATCAATGATTTACTACCATTTAATAAAGAAGCACTACAAAAGCTGTACTAG
- a CDS encoding ABC transporter ATP-binding protein: MEQPKLNNRYLLKVYLWSLSFLKPYRWLFFLVVISSIVIAAIELMIPKFIQYFIDVIVPAKDTNLFYILISCAIGLLLLMIYLSTVRNNLQRHVQEKAARDIHFSIFRHLRKLGFSYFERHPVGETLSLMNTEVTAVQDLYRRYLPYMLQEAIFSTVAIGLMFSMNVKLALIIFPAFLLYYLFGPRYEKKASILSQELSINRIALNKKIYESVSSLLEVRAYASEHWEEKRLNDKITNYNKSMVRAYLFAYIRGTVRRLSYNAGAVAILIYGSILVRSGDLSVGEFSAFLLYYFTAMHRLTSVVTSLTEQRVLMYQVDKIYQFMNQKPDIEDIEKPIMLPEIQGNIEFTNVSFKYPTTGPILNELNLKVKSGQRVAIVGTSGNGKSTMLKLLCRFYDPTCGEIRLDGIPIDQLEQNQLRDSIGYVFQETYLFGSTVRENIRFGNPTATDHEIENAAKAAFAHEFITELENGYDTLIGERGIKLSGGQKQRISIARMFLKNPRIILLDEATSALDNVSEHEVQQALNVLLKDKTTFTVAHRLTTIQDYDQIVVLDNGKIAEQGTYEVLMKKKCLFYKLSEGQQPLVESMHV; the protein is encoded by the coding sequence ATGGAACAACCTAAGCTGAATAATCGCTATTTATTGAAAGTCTATCTATGGTCTTTGTCCTTCTTAAAGCCGTATCGCTGGCTCTTCTTTCTTGTTGTTATCAGTAGTATTGTCATTGCAGCAATTGAATTAATGATCCCGAAATTTATACAATACTTCATTGATGTGATCGTTCCTGCAAAAGATACCAACCTTTTCTACATATTAATCAGCTGCGCAATCGGTTTATTGTTACTCATGATTTACCTCAGTACCGTTCGGAATAACTTACAACGTCATGTACAAGAAAAAGCCGCTAGGGATATTCATTTTTCGATTTTCAGACATCTTAGAAAACTAGGATTCTCTTACTTTGAAAGACATCCTGTCGGCGAGACCCTTTCACTAATGAACACAGAAGTGACTGCCGTCCAAGATCTATATCGTCGCTATTTACCCTATATGCTTCAAGAAGCTATTTTTTCAACGGTAGCAATTGGTTTAATGTTTTCTATGAACGTGAAGCTAGCACTCATTATCTTTCCTGCCTTTCTACTTTACTATTTATTTGGTCCACGTTATGAAAAGAAAGCATCAATCTTGAGTCAGGAGCTTAGCATAAACCGAATTGCATTGAATAAGAAAATTTATGAGTCCGTGTCATCTTTGTTGGAGGTTCGTGCATACGCCTCTGAACATTGGGAAGAAAAGCGATTAAATGACAAAATCACAAACTATAACAAGAGCATGGTTCGTGCGTATTTATTTGCATACATACGAGGAACAGTTCGCCGCCTCTCTTATAATGCCGGTGCAGTCGCGATTCTCATCTATGGATCTATTCTAGTCAGATCAGGAGATTTGTCTGTCGGAGAATTTTCCGCTTTTCTTCTATATTACTTTACAGCCATGCACAGACTTACATCAGTCGTCACATCTCTTACTGAACAAAGAGTTCTTATGTATCAAGTCGATAAAATCTATCAGTTTATGAATCAAAAGCCAGACATCGAGGATATTGAAAAACCGATTATGCTGCCAGAAATTCAAGGCAATATCGAATTTACAAATGTGAGCTTCAAATATCCGACTACAGGACCTATTTTAAACGAATTGAATTTAAAGGTTAAGTCTGGACAGCGTGTTGCGATTGTTGGAACAAGCGGGAACGGGAAATCTACTATGCTTAAGCTCTTATGTCGGTTCTATGATCCCACATGTGGAGAAATTCGGCTCGATGGCATCCCTATTGATCAACTTGAGCAAAATCAATTACGAGATTCAATCGGATATGTTTTTCAAGAGACTTATCTTTTCGGTTCTACGGTTCGTGAGAATATTCGCTTCGGAAATCCTACTGCAACAGATCATGAAATTGAAAATGCAGCAAAAGCAGCCTTTGCACATGAATTCATCACTGAGTTAGAAAACGGATATGACACCCTTATTGGAGAGCGTGGCATCAAATTATCTGGTGGACAAAAGCAGCGCATTTCAATTGCACGGATGTTCTTGAAAAACCCTAGGATCATTCTACTCGATGAGGCAACGTCCGCTCTCGATAATGTTAGTGAACATGAAGTTCAACAAGCACTCAATGTACTATTAAAAGATAAAACAACATTTACAGTGGCTCACAGATTAACCACGATACAAGATTATGATCAAATTGTTGTTTTAGATAATGGGAAAATTGCTGAACAAGGTACATATGAAGTATTGATGAAGAAGAAATGTTTATTTTACAAATTATCTGAAGGTCAACAACCGCTTGTTGAATCGATGCATGTATAG